Proteins from a genomic interval of Chanodichthys erythropterus isolate Z2021 chromosome 8, ASM2448905v1, whole genome shotgun sequence:
- the pik3cg gene encoding phosphatidylinositol 4,5-bisphosphate 3-kinase catalytic subunit gamma isoform yields the protein MEQLASDDEPPVVRREENKRRRRKMKAFTSNSAVSMDHIPVEFILPTTNKNTKTQDTLQLEVTGNWTVEQVKVQLWHRAVTTKVCPEFYQKYSPDHCILLYQKKGNWYEIYDKQQVFQTLDCIRYWKALRKEVGKIHLVVRPQPTEHSLQYQRFLNHLIGYDVTDVSNVHDDELEFTRRKLLTPRKIELSDRDPKLYSMDPWMTSKPLPEYLLSKISNNHILVVIHKDTTSQTIKVSIDDTPVGVLQSFFTKITNKRALLGISEDVSVSDFVLRVCGREEYLYGNCAIKDFHWIRQCLKNGEEIHLVLEHPPNPEQDVVQKDDWSQVDDCTGVAGTHEQLTITEKDHEKVFTISLWDCNRKFRVKILGIDIPVLPRNSELIVFVEASIFHGQQLLAQERTNSKPFTEEVLWNTWLEFNIKIKDLPKGARLSLQVSCGKAQTQTSKENECKNKSRLLYYVNLLLVDHRSLLRQGEFILHMWKMPEKNEDNSSVNADKLTSATNPDKNSSMAVAILLDKYCYPVALPKSKDSPDSEMEGERGQREMPNHLRKQFEQIIATDPLHPLTSEDKELLWHFRQECMRDPKAYPKFLSSVKWGKQEAVAITHCLLERSTVWDRSILDVGLALQLLDCHFSDENVRSIAVRKLETLGDDDVLRYLLQLVQAVKFEPYHDSALARFLLKRALRSKRIGHFLFWFLRSEIAQSMHYQQRYAVILEAYLRGCGEAMLQDFKKQVEITEALQKVTREIKQMSAEKYDVSPQVVIQLRQKLEGLQMSGLPDSFKVPYDPGLRAGALVIEQCKVMASKKKPLWLQFKRADPTTLSSDTIGIIFKDGDDLRQDMLILQILLIMESIWELESLDLSLLPYGCISTGNKIGMIEIVKDATTIANIQQSTVGNTGAFKDEILSQWLREKCVSEDKHQQAVERFVFSCGGYCVATYVLGIGDRHNDNIMITESGNLFHIDFGHILGNYKSFLGISKERVPFVLTPDFLYLMGTTGKKSSPHFLQFQDVCLRAYLALRHHTNLLIILFSMMLMTGMPQLTSKEDIEYIREALTVGRSEDEAKQHFLDQIEICRDKGWTVQFNWFLHLVLGIKQGVEKRSA from the exons ATGGAACAGCTAGCCAGTGATGATGAACCGCCAGTAGTTCGTAGAGAGGAAAACAAGAGGAGAAGAAGGAAGATGAAAGCTTTTACGTCTAACTCTGCTGTATCGATGGATCATATACCTGTTGAGTTTATACTTCCTACCACCAACAAAAACACCAAGACCCAAGACACGCTACAACTGGAAGTGACTGGAAATTGGACGGTAGAGCAGGTGAAGGTCCAGCTTTGGCACAGAGCAGTGACCACTAAGGTATGCCCTGAGTTTTACCAAAAATACTCTCCGGACCACTGCATCCTGCTCTACCAGAAGAAGGGCAACTGGTATGAGATCTACGACAAGCAGCAGGTATTCCAAACCCTTGACTGTATCAGATATTGGAAAGCATTGAGAAAAGAGGTTGGGAAGATTCATCTGGTTGTAAGACCACAACCTACTGAGCATTCGCTTCAGTACCAACGGTTTCTGAACCACCTAATCGGATACGATGTTACAGATGTAAGCAACGTCCATGACGATGAACTGGAGTTCACACGAAGAAAGCTACTGACCCCTCGCAAAATCGAACTGTCTGATCGAGATCCCAAACTTTACTCGATGGATCCCTGGATGACTTCGAAGCCTCTCCCTGAGTACTTGCTCAGCAAAATAAGTAACAATCACATTCTGGTGGTGATACACAAGGACACAACAAGCCAGACCATTAAGGTGTCTATAGATGACACACCTGTTGGAGTTCTTCAAAGCTTCTTCACCAAGATCACTAACAAGAGAGCACTTTTAGGCATATCAGAAGACGTCAGTGTATCCGATTTTGTCTTGAGGGTTTGTGGACGAGAGGAATACCTATATGGCAACTGTGCCATCAAAGATTTCCACTGGATCAGACAGTGTCTTAAAAATGGTGAAGAGATCCATCTGGTTTTAGAGCATCCCCCAAACCCAGAGCAAGATGTGGTCCAAAAAGATGACTGGTCTCAGGTTGATGACTGCACCGGTGTCGCTGGTACTCATGAACAACTGACCATCACTGAGAAAGACCACGAGAAGGTGTTCACCATCTCCCTATGGGACTGCAATCGTAAATTCAGGGTGAAGATCTTGGGGATTGACATACCAGTGCTGCCGCGTAATTCCGAGTTGATTGTGTTTGTCGAGGCCAGTATTTTCCACGGACAACAGCTGCTGGCCCAAGAAAGGACAAACTCCAAACCCTTCACAGAGGAGGTGCTTTGGAACACCTGGTTGGAGTTCAACATAAAGATCAAGGACTTACCGAAAGGTGCCCGACTTAGCCTGCAGGTGTCGTGTGGAAAAGCGCAGACTCAAACATCCAAGGAAAACGAGTGCAAAAACAAGAGCCGCTTGCTCTACTATGTCAACCTGTTACTGGTGGACCACCGCTCCCTGCTCAGACAGGGGGAGTTCATCTTGCACATGTGGAAGATGCCCGAGAAGAATGAAGACAACAGCAGCGTTAATGCAGACAAACTTACATCCGCAACCAACCCGGACAAGAACAGCTCCATGGCTGTTGCTATTCTCCTGGACAAGTACTGCTACCCTGTGGCTCTTCCCAAGAGCAAGGATTCTCCGGACTCGGAAATGGAAGGCGAGAGAGGGCAGAGAGAGATGCCCAATCATCTACGCAAACAGTTCGAGCAGATTATTGCTACTGACCCCTTGCATCCACTCACCTCCGAAGATAAAGAATTGCTCTGGCACTTCCGGCAGGAGTGCATGAGGGATCCCAAAGCATATCCGAAGTTTCTTTCCTCCGTAAAGTGGGGCAAACAAGAGGCTGTGGCGATTACACACTGTCTTCTGGAGAGGAGCACCGTATGGGACCGAAGCATCCTTGATGTGGGTTTGGCTTTACAGTTACTGGATTGCCACTTCTCTGATGAAAATGTGCGCAGTATAGCCGTCCGGAAGTTGGAGACTCTGGGAGATGATGATGTCCTGCGGTACCTCCTGCAGCTTGTGCAG GCTGTAAAATTTGAACCGTACCATGACAGCGCGCTTGCCAGGTTCCTTCTCAAACGTGCACTTAGA AGCAAACGGATCGGCCATTTCTTGTTCTGGTTCCTGCGTAGTGAGATCGCTCAATCCATGCACTATCAGCAGAGGTATGCCGTAATACTGGAAGCTTACCTCCGTGGCTGTGGTGAAGCAATGCTGCAGGACTTCAAGAAGCAGGTGGAGATCACAGAGGCCTTGCAAAAAGTCACTCGCGAGATTAAGCAAATGTCTGCTGAAAAGTATGACGTTTCACCACAAG TTGTTATTCAGCTGCGCCAGAAACTGGAAGGTCTGCAGATGTCAGGGTTGCCGGACAGCTTTAAAGTGCCTTACGACCCGGGCCTACGGGCAGGGGCACTTGTG ATTGAACAATGCAAAGTGATGGCATCCAAGAAGAAACCCTTGTGGCTGCAGTTCAAACGAGCCGACCCCACCACCTTGTCAAGTGACACAATTGGGATCATCTTTAAAGACGGGGATGACCTTCGCCAGGACATGCTGATATTACAG atTTTACTAATAATGGAGTCTATCTGGGAGCTGGAATCCTTGGATCTTTCATTGTTACCATACGGCTGCATTTCCACTGGAAATAAAATTG GAATGATTGAAATAGTGAAGGATGCCACTACTATTGCTAACATTCAACAAAGTACCGTTGGGAACACTGGAGCTTTTAAAGATGAAATCCTCAGCCAATGGCTTCGTGAAAAGTGTGTCAGTGAGGACAAG CACCAGCAGGCTGTAGAACGCTTTGTGTTCTCCTGTGGAGGGTATTGTGTGGCTACTTATGTCCTGGGCATTGGTGATCGTCACAATGATAACATAATGATCACAGAGTCAG GTAACCTCTTTCACATTGACTTCGGACACATACTTGGAAACTACAAGAGTTTCTTGGGGATAAGCAAGGAGCGAGTTCCCTTTGTGCTTACTCCCGATTTCCTCTACTTGATGGGCACAACAGGAAAAAAGAGCAGCCCTCATTTCCTCCAATTTCAG GACGTTTGCCTGAGGGCCTACCTGGCTCTGAGACACCACACCAACCTGCTGATCATCCTGTTCTCCATGATGCTGATGACCGGCATGCCTCAGCTGACCAGCAAGGAGGACATCGAGTACATACGGGAAGCGCTGACGGTCGGACGCTCGGAGGACGAGGCCAAACAACACTTCTTGGACCAAATCGAGATCTGTCGAGACAAGGGTTGGACGGTGCAGTTCAACTGGTTCCTACATTTGGTGCTAGGCATTAAACAAGGTGTGGAGAAGCGTTCAGCTTGA